One region of Salvia miltiorrhiza cultivar Shanhuang (shh) chromosome 3, IMPLAD_Smil_shh, whole genome shotgun sequence genomic DNA includes:
- the LOC131016609 gene encoding uncharacterized protein LOC131016609, whose amino-acid sequence MASSMKSCLILFLACSFFIQAAIAAAEVICENLPENLCAFAVATSGKRCALENYKDEGGSGVEYTCTASEEVVERLSGHIESDECVAACGLDRRSVGISSDAFMTPEFISSLCSPPCFQNCPNIVDLYFNLAAGEGVFLPILCEKQKSNPHRAMLELLSSSSGTYAMVDNSFAPAPAPSPF is encoded by the exons ATGGCTTCTTCGATGAAATCGTGTTTGATTCTCTTCTTGGCTTGCTCCTTCTTTATTCAGGCAGCTATTG CCGCAGCTGAGGTGATCTGCGAGAATCTGCCGGAGAATCTCTGCGCCTTCGCCGTGGCGACGTCGGGAAAGAGATGCGCGCTGGAGAATTACAAGGACGAAGGGGGCAGCGGCGTGGAGTACACGTGCACGGCGTCGGAGGAGGTGGTGGAGAGATTGAGCGGCCACATCGAGTCCGACGAGTGCGTGGCTGCGTGTGGCCTCGACCGCCGATCCGTCGGGATTTCCTCTGACGCATTCATGACGCCGGAGTTCATCTCCAGCCTCTGCTCGCCGCCGTGCTTCCAGAACTGCCCCAACATCGTCGACCTTTATTTTAACCTTGCCGCCGGCGAag GTGTGTTTTTGCCGATACTATGTGAGAAGCAGAAATCGAACCCCCACCGTGCGATGTTGGAGCTTCttagcagcagcagcggcacctATGCTATGGTGGATAATTCCTTTGCTCCGGCTCCGGCTCCATCacctttttaa
- the LOC131016610 gene encoding serine/threonine-protein kinase BSK5-like isoform X1 — MGGRCSKFSLCWWHSQLKPTTLQSSDPENGEKDSLPSFREFKWDELKAATNGFSSENIVSEHGEKAPNVVYKGLLENERWVAVKRFNRSAWPDSRQFLDEAKAVGSLRSERLANLVGCCIEGEERLLVAEFMPNETLAKHLFHWEDQPMKWAMRLRVTLYLAQALEYCSNKGRALYHDLNAYRVLFDQDGNPRLSCFGLMKNSRDGKSYSTNLAFTPPEYLRTGRVTPESVVYSFGTMLLDLLSGKHIPPSHALDLIRGKNFLMLMDSCLEGHFSNDDGTELVRLATRCLQYEARERPNAKSLVTSLASLQKEDEQVPSYVLLGVPQGNTNSNQQLQLSPMGEACLRMDLTAIHEILDKIGYKDDEGIANELSFQLWTNQMQETLNSKKHGDAAFRAKDFPTAIDCYTQFIDGGTMVSPTAFARRCLSYLMNEMPNEALGDAMQALVVSPDWPTALYLQTASLFALGMENDAQESLKEATNLESRRNKN; from the exons ATGGGTGGACGCTGCTCCAAGTTCTCTCTGTGTTGGTGGCATTCCCAGCTCAAGCCCACCACGCTTCAATCATCTGATCCGG AGAATGGGGAGAAAGATTCGCTGCCGAGCTTCAGGGAGTTCAAATGGGACGAGCTGAAGGCTGCGACGAATGGGTTTTCTTCAGAAAACATTGTTTCAGAGCATGGAGAGAAGGCTCCTAACGTTGTTTACAAAGGTTTACTTGAAAATGAGCGGTGGGTTGCTGTTAAGCGCTTCAATAGGTCTGCTTGGCCTGACTCTCGTCAATTCTTG GATGAGGCAAAGGCAGTGGGGAGCCTTAGAAGTGAGCGGTTGGCGAATCTGGTCGGATGTTGCATCGAAGGGGAAGAGAGATTGCTGGTAGCAGAGTTTATGCCTAATGAGACATTGGCTAAGCATTTATTTCATT GGGAAGACCAACCTATGAAATGGGCAATGAGGTTAAGAGTGACCTTATATTTGGCCCAAGCTTTGGAGTACTGCAGCAATAAGGGAAGAGCATTGTATCATGATCTCAATGCTTACAGAGTCTTGTTTGATCAG GATGGCAATCCAAGGTTGTCTTGCTTCGGACTGATGAAGAATAGTAGAGATGGCAAAAGTTACAGCACGAACTTAGCCTTCACTCCTCCTGAGTACTTGAGAACTG GAAGAGTGACTCCAGAAAGTGTGGTTTACAGCTTTGGGACCATGCTGCTAGATCTTCTAAGTGGGAAGCATATACCTCCGAGCCAT GCGCTTGATCTTATCCGGGGTAAGAACTTTCTGATGCTGATGGATTCTTGTTTGGAGGGCCATTTCTCCAATGATGATGGAACTGAGTTGGTTAGGTTAGCTACACGTTGTTTGCAATACGAAGCACGAGAGAGGCCAAACGCCAAGTCTCTCGTCACTTCTCTTGCATCTCTTCAGAAAGAAGATGAG CAGGTTCCTTCGTATGTGCTACTTGGAGTTCCACAAGGAAATACAAACAGTAATCAACAACTACAGTTGAGCCCCATGGGTGAAGCATGCTTGAGAATGGATCTCACTGCCATACATGAAATCTTGGATAAAATTGGGTACAAAGACGACGAAGGAATTGCCAACGAG CTATCTTTCCAATTGTGGACAAATCAGATGCAGGAGACTCTGAATTCCAAGAAGCATGGAGATGCTGCTTTTCGAGCTAAGGATTTCCCAACTGCCATCGATTGCTACACACAA TTTATAGATGGAGGGACGATGGTATCACCAACGGCCTTTGCTCGTCGGTGTTTGTCGTACCTGATGAACGAGATGCCGAACGAAGCTCTCGGAGACGCGATGCAGGCGTTGGTGGTGTCACCGGACTGGCCGACTGCGTTATACCTGCAAACGGCTTCACTATTTGCACTTGGAATGGAAAATGATGCTCAAGAATCACTCAAAGAGGCAACAAACTTGGAATCGAGaagaaacaaaaactaa
- the LOC131016610 gene encoding serine/threonine-protein kinase BSK5-like isoform X2: MGGRCSKFSLCWWHSQLKPTTLQSSDPENGEKDSLPSFREFKWDELKAATNGFSSENIVSEHGEKAPNVVYKGLLENERWVAVKRFNRSAWPDSRQFLDEAKAVGSLRSERLANLVGCCIEGEERLLVAEFMPNETLAKHLFHWEDQPMKWAMRLRVTLYLAQALEYCSNKGRALYHDLNAYRVLFDQDGNPRLSCFGLMKNSRDGKSYSTNLAFTPPEYLRTGRVTPESVVYSFGTMLLDLLSGKHIPPSHALDLIRGKNFLMLMDSCLEGHFSNDDGTELVRLATRCLQYEARERPNAKSLVTSLASLQKEDEVPSYVLLGVPQGNTNSNQQLQLSPMGEACLRMDLTAIHEILDKIGYKDDEGIANELSFQLWTNQMQETLNSKKHGDAAFRAKDFPTAIDCYTQFIDGGTMVSPTAFARRCLSYLMNEMPNEALGDAMQALVVSPDWPTALYLQTASLFALGMENDAQESLKEATNLESRRNKN; this comes from the exons ATGGGTGGACGCTGCTCCAAGTTCTCTCTGTGTTGGTGGCATTCCCAGCTCAAGCCCACCACGCTTCAATCATCTGATCCGG AGAATGGGGAGAAAGATTCGCTGCCGAGCTTCAGGGAGTTCAAATGGGACGAGCTGAAGGCTGCGACGAATGGGTTTTCTTCAGAAAACATTGTTTCAGAGCATGGAGAGAAGGCTCCTAACGTTGTTTACAAAGGTTTACTTGAAAATGAGCGGTGGGTTGCTGTTAAGCGCTTCAATAGGTCTGCTTGGCCTGACTCTCGTCAATTCTTG GATGAGGCAAAGGCAGTGGGGAGCCTTAGAAGTGAGCGGTTGGCGAATCTGGTCGGATGTTGCATCGAAGGGGAAGAGAGATTGCTGGTAGCAGAGTTTATGCCTAATGAGACATTGGCTAAGCATTTATTTCATT GGGAAGACCAACCTATGAAATGGGCAATGAGGTTAAGAGTGACCTTATATTTGGCCCAAGCTTTGGAGTACTGCAGCAATAAGGGAAGAGCATTGTATCATGATCTCAATGCTTACAGAGTCTTGTTTGATCAG GATGGCAATCCAAGGTTGTCTTGCTTCGGACTGATGAAGAATAGTAGAGATGGCAAAAGTTACAGCACGAACTTAGCCTTCACTCCTCCTGAGTACTTGAGAACTG GAAGAGTGACTCCAGAAAGTGTGGTTTACAGCTTTGGGACCATGCTGCTAGATCTTCTAAGTGGGAAGCATATACCTCCGAGCCAT GCGCTTGATCTTATCCGGGGTAAGAACTTTCTGATGCTGATGGATTCTTGTTTGGAGGGCCATTTCTCCAATGATGATGGAACTGAGTTGGTTAGGTTAGCTACACGTTGTTTGCAATACGAAGCACGAGAGAGGCCAAACGCCAAGTCTCTCGTCACTTCTCTTGCATCTCTTCAGAAAGAAGATGAG GTTCCTTCGTATGTGCTACTTGGAGTTCCACAAGGAAATACAAACAGTAATCAACAACTACAGTTGAGCCCCATGGGTGAAGCATGCTTGAGAATGGATCTCACTGCCATACATGAAATCTTGGATAAAATTGGGTACAAAGACGACGAAGGAATTGCCAACGAG CTATCTTTCCAATTGTGGACAAATCAGATGCAGGAGACTCTGAATTCCAAGAAGCATGGAGATGCTGCTTTTCGAGCTAAGGATTTCCCAACTGCCATCGATTGCTACACACAA TTTATAGATGGAGGGACGATGGTATCACCAACGGCCTTTGCTCGTCGGTGTTTGTCGTACCTGATGAACGAGATGCCGAACGAAGCTCTCGGAGACGCGATGCAGGCGTTGGTGGTGTCACCGGACTGGCCGACTGCGTTATACCTGCAAACGGCTTCACTATTTGCACTTGGAATGGAAAATGATGCTCAAGAATCACTCAAAGAGGCAACAAACTTGGAATCGAGaagaaacaaaaactaa